One Clarias gariepinus isolate MV-2021 ecotype Netherlands chromosome 5, CGAR_prim_01v2, whole genome shotgun sequence genomic region harbors:
- the ttf2 gene encoding transcription termination factor 2 isoform X1 — MERVLCERHGNICFLKTGVKEGPNKGKSFYVCAGRDPTPCDFTLPAELPPSHCLRHEDAVVELQTLMHSAAQDTYRLLYRCLLGKKEGQKWCGSVPWTEKGTQKNVSSENKKQPSSLPPVKNPFKDPGKEYRSSEWRKIQEGATKMLEKSVESESARRSSDDDKIQQKKAEKESDGQRNSNSTNAREGEIVSSVDSESWRDKKLPPGMKVKKRASDEDRKLHNSTEGATKGAEAIKDSYNSSSSNCESVNEQQTEKETKSQNSQSCNKEERATLQQNPQKKSQGQSPHLTSMKTSISKTDTEPGNITQNPPKTGSQTSSGTIVEAVSASLKPAMNDAQKKTVQSPYGDWSDDDDDVQLVSVQPAFQQTSSAPAAPLQKTLTSYPGFQLMSKGKSQEEDPRAIHNQLTTQLKQKKATLSSVNVSALPDKGERLKSQVKQLEEALESLSLTKDALTETQDAESNAQQNPKPSSNPFNRAGGTILLAKPPVHFQPNSSTSSLGLQLSQGYSQMFGAVNPQNQAFYGGRMTEDRLLAVRNATTEAIDHLHHSLESCPSTDTEAQDPKGIKVQLLPHQRRALAWLLWRETQKPCGGILADDMGLGKTLTMIALILSQKKKEEKDTKLEGWISKTDSMLVASQGTLIICPASLVHHWKKEIEKHVKSSRLSVYLYHGPNRQKSASILAEHDVVVTTYTLVSKEIPVQKEDAEKPSQDSEPVGSELPPLLRVAWARVVLDEAHNVKNPKVQTSMAVCKLRAKARWAVTGTPIQNNLLDMYSLLKFLRCSPFDEYKLWKAQVDNGSKRGGERLNILTRSLLLRRTKDQLDSTGKPLVALPDRSCQVHRVKLSQDEQSVYDVVFAQSRSTLQSYLKRHEGKDSKQGDVGNPFEKVAQEFGMSQRDSVSSSQQPQVSSTIHILSLLLRLRQCCCHLSLLKKTLDQTELQGDGISLSLEEQLLALSLSESSDSDPKATVSLNGSRFRSEIFEESRESTKISAVLTELKEIRKKNQKSVIVSQWTSMLHIVSIHLKTLDLHYSVIDGTVNPKRRMDLVEEFNTNPKGPQVMLVSLCAGGVGINLTGGNHLFLIDMHWNPALEDQACDRIYRVGQHRDVTIHRFVCEGTVEDKISSLQEKKKELAQKVLSGTGSSFTKLSLADLRVIFGV, encoded by the exons ATGGAAAGAGTTCTTTGTGAGCGACACG GAAACATTTGCTTTCTGAAGACTGGTGTGAAAGAAGGGCCGAATAAGGGTAAAAGTTTCTATGTTTGCGCCGGGAGGGATCCGACCCCGTGTGATTTCACACTGCCTGCTGA ACTTCCACCTTCCCACTGTCTCCGCCATGAAGATGCCGTGGTTGAACTCCAGACCTTAATGCACAGTGCAGCACAGGACACATACAG GCTGTTATACCGTTGCCTATTAGGGAAGAAAGAAGGACAGAAGTGGTGTGGGAGTGTTCCATGGACCGAG AAAGGCACTCAAAAGAATGTTTCGTCAGAGAACAAAAAACAACCTTCCAGTCTGCCTCCTGTTAAAAATCCTTTCAAAGACCCGGGGAAAGAATACAGAAGTTCAGAGTGGAGAAAGATTCAAGAAGGAGCGACGAAGATGTTGGAAAAATCCGTAGAAAGCGAGAGCGCTAGGAGAAGCAGTGATGATGATAAAATTCAGCAAAAGAAAGCAGAGAAAGAATCTGACGGCCAAAGAAACTCGAACAGTACAAACGCAAGGGAGGGAGAGATAGTGAGTTCTGTGGATTCTGAATCCTGGAGAGACAAAAAACTTCCACCTGGCATGAAAGTAAAGAAGCGAGCATCTGATGAGGACAGGAAATTGCACAACAGTACTGAGGGTGCTACAAAGGGAGCAGAAGCTATTAAAGATTCTTAcaacagtagtagtagtaattgtGAAAGTGTTAATGAACAGCAAACTGAGAAAGAGACTAAATCGCAGAACTCTCAAAGCTGTAACAAAGAGGAAAGAGCAACTTTACAGCAAAACCCTCAAAAGAAATCTCAGGGACAAAGTCCTCATTTAACCTCCATGAAGACATCTATATCGAAGACAGACACAGAGCCAGGCAATATTACTCAAAATCCTCCAAAAACAGGCAGTCAGACCAGCTCAGGAACAATAGTAGAAGCTGTTTCAGCTTCACTGAAGCCTGCTATGAATGATGCTCAAAAGAAAACAGTACAGTCGCCCTATGGAGACtggagtgatgatgatgatgatgtacagCTGGTCTCAGTTCAGCCGGCCTTTCAGCAGACTTCTTCAGCTCCAGCTGCACCTTTGCAGAAAACCCTTACCTCATACCCAGGGTTCCAGCTTATGTCAAAGGGCAAAAGTCAAGAGGAAGACCCCAGAGCAATTCACAACCAGCTTACTACCCAACTTAAACAAAAGAAG GCAACTCTGTCATCAGTTAATGTGTCTGCTCTGCCTGATAAAGGAGAGAGGCTGAAGAGCCAAGTGAAGCAGTTGGAAGAGGCTCTGGAATCTTTAAGCTTGACCAAGGATGCTCTTACTG AGACCCAAGATGCTGAAAGTAATGCCCAGCAGAATCCCAAACCCAGTTCCAATCCTTTTAACCGTGCAGGCGGCACTATTCTCCTGGCAAAGCCACCAGTCCATTTTCAACCAAACTCCTCTACTAGTTCACTGGGACTACAGCTCAGTCAGGGCTACTCACAGATGTTTGGA GCAGTGAATCCTCAAAACCAAGCATTCTATGGTGGCAGGATGACCGAAGACAGACTGCTTGCTGTGCGCAATGCCACAACAGAGGCGATTGATCACCTTCACCACTCACTGGAGTCTTGCCCTTCTACAGATACAGAGGCTCAGGATCCCAAAGGAATAAAG GTCCAGTTGTTGCCTCATCAGAGAAGAGCCCTGGCTTGGCTGCTATGGAGAGAAACCCAAAAACCCTGTGGGGGTATTCTCG CGGATGACATGGGTCTGGGGAAAACCCTCACCATGATCGCTCTCATTCTCTCccaaaagaagaaagaagagaaagataCTAAGCTGGAGGGATGGATTTCCAAGACTG ATTCTATGTTGGTGGCATCCCAGGGAACTTTAATCATCTGTCCTGCCTCTCTGGTGCATCACTGGAAGAAGGAGATCGAGAAGCATGTGAAGAGCAGTCGCTTAAGTGTGTATCTCTACCATGGGCCTAACCGACAGAAGAGCGCAAGCAT ATTGGCAGAACATGATGTAGTGGTCACAACATACACCCTGGTTTCTAAAGAGATCCCGGTTCAGAAAGAAGATGCAGAAAAGCCCAGTCAGGACTCTGAGCCTGTG GGGTCTGAGCTGCCACCTCTCCTGCGTGTAGCCTGGGCTCGTGTGGTTCTTGATGAGGCCCACAATGTCAAGAACCCCAAAGTGCAGACCTCCATGGCTGTGTGTAAGCTGCGGGCCAAAGCACGCTGGGCCGTCACAGGCACGCCCATCCAGAACAACTTGCTGGATATGTACTCGCTGCTGAA ATTTTTAAGATGCTCTCCGTTTGATGAGTACAAGCTGTGGAAGGCTCAGGTAGACAATGGCTCTAAGAGGGGAGGAGAGAGACTTAACATTCTCACCAGGTCCCTGCTGCTGCGCAGGACTAAGGACCAGCTGGACTCTACAGGCAAGCCTCTG GTGGCTCTCCCTGACCGAAGCTGTCAAGTTCACAGGGTAAAACTGTCTCAGGATGAGCAGTCTGTTTACGATGTGGTGTTTGCACAGTCCAG GTCCACTCTCCAGTCCTATCTGAAGAGGCATGAAGGAAAAGACAGTAAACAAGGAGATGTTGGCAATCCCTTTGAGAAAG TTGCGCAGGAGTTCGGGATGTCCCAGCGGGATTCTGTGTCGTCTTCTCAGCAACCTCAGGTTTCAAGCACCATCCATATCCTGTCCCTGTTGCTGCGCCTCAGACAGTGCTGCTGTCACCTATCCTTGCTGAAGAAG ACGCTGGATCAGACTGAGCTGCAGGGAGATGggatttctctttctctggaGGAGCAGCTACttgctctgtctctgtctgaatCCTCTGACTCAGACCCCAAAGCCACCGTTTCTCTCAACGGCAGCCGTTTCCGCTCCGAGATTTTTGAGGAGAGCCGAGAAAGCACTAAG ATTTCAGCCGTCCTCACAGAGTTAAAAGAAATCCGtaagaaaaatcagaaaag TGTGATTGTGTCCCAGTGGACGAGTATGCTGCACATTGTAAGCATTCACTTAAAAACGCTGGATCTGCACTACAGTGTCATTGATGGTACAGTAAACCCTAAGCGACGCATGGACCTGGTGGAAGAGTTTAATACTAACCCCAAAGGACCTCAG GTAATGCTCGTGTCATTATGTGCTGGAGGAGTAGGTATTAATCTGACAGGTGGAAACCATCTGTTCCTTATAGACATGCACTG GAATCCTGCACTGGAAGACCAGGCCTGTGACAGAATCTACAGAGTGGGACAACACCGTGATGTCACCATTCACAG GTTTGTGTGTGAGGGCACAGTGGAGGATAAAATCTCCTCTttacaagagaagaagaaggagcTGGCCCAGAAAGTCCTGTCTGGAACTGGGTCCTCTTTCACCAAACTCTCATTGGCAGACCTCAGGGTTATCTTTGGTGTGTAA
- the ttf2 gene encoding transcription termination factor 2 isoform X2, which produces MERVLCERHGNICFLKTGVKEGPNKGKSFYVCAGRDPTPCDFTLPAELPPSHCLRHEDAVVELQTLMHSAAQDTYRLLYRCLLGKKEGQKWCGSVPWTEKGTQKNVSSENKKQPSSLPPVKNPFKDPGKEYRSSEWRKIQEGATKMLEKSVESESARRSSDDDKIQQKKAEKESDGQRNSNSTNAREGEIVSSVDSESWRDKKLPPGMKVKKRASDEDRKLHNSTEGATKGAEAIKDSYNSSSSNCESVNEQQTEKETKSQNSQSCNKEERATLQQNPQKKSQGQSPHLTSMKTSISKTDTEPGNITQNPPKTGSQTSSGTIVEAVSASLKPAMNDAQKKTVQSPYGDWSDDDDDVQLVSVQPAFQQTSSAPAAPLQKTLTSYPGFQLMSKGKSQEEDPRAIHNQLTTQLKQKKATLSSVNVSALPDKGERLKSQVKQLEEALESLSLTKDALTETQDAESNAQQNPKPSSNPFNRAGGTILLAKPPVHFQPNSSTSSLGLQLSQGYSQMFGVNPQNQAFYGGRMTEDRLLAVRNATTEAIDHLHHSLESCPSTDTEAQDPKGIKVQLLPHQRRALAWLLWRETQKPCGGILADDMGLGKTLTMIALILSQKKKEEKDTKLEGWISKTDSMLVASQGTLIICPASLVHHWKKEIEKHVKSSRLSVYLYHGPNRQKSASILAEHDVVVTTYTLVSKEIPVQKEDAEKPSQDSEPVGSELPPLLRVAWARVVLDEAHNVKNPKVQTSMAVCKLRAKARWAVTGTPIQNNLLDMYSLLKFLRCSPFDEYKLWKAQVDNGSKRGGERLNILTRSLLLRRTKDQLDSTGKPLVALPDRSCQVHRVKLSQDEQSVYDVVFAQSRSTLQSYLKRHEGKDSKQGDVGNPFEKVAQEFGMSQRDSVSSSQQPQVSSTIHILSLLLRLRQCCCHLSLLKKTLDQTELQGDGISLSLEEQLLALSLSESSDSDPKATVSLNGSRFRSEIFEESRESTKISAVLTELKEIRKKNQKSVIVSQWTSMLHIVSIHLKTLDLHYSVIDGTVNPKRRMDLVEEFNTNPKGPQVMLVSLCAGGVGINLTGGNHLFLIDMHWNPALEDQACDRIYRVGQHRDVTIHRFVCEGTVEDKISSLQEKKKELAQKVLSGTGSSFTKLSLADLRVIFGV; this is translated from the exons ATGGAAAGAGTTCTTTGTGAGCGACACG GAAACATTTGCTTTCTGAAGACTGGTGTGAAAGAAGGGCCGAATAAGGGTAAAAGTTTCTATGTTTGCGCCGGGAGGGATCCGACCCCGTGTGATTTCACACTGCCTGCTGA ACTTCCACCTTCCCACTGTCTCCGCCATGAAGATGCCGTGGTTGAACTCCAGACCTTAATGCACAGTGCAGCACAGGACACATACAG GCTGTTATACCGTTGCCTATTAGGGAAGAAAGAAGGACAGAAGTGGTGTGGGAGTGTTCCATGGACCGAG AAAGGCACTCAAAAGAATGTTTCGTCAGAGAACAAAAAACAACCTTCCAGTCTGCCTCCTGTTAAAAATCCTTTCAAAGACCCGGGGAAAGAATACAGAAGTTCAGAGTGGAGAAAGATTCAAGAAGGAGCGACGAAGATGTTGGAAAAATCCGTAGAAAGCGAGAGCGCTAGGAGAAGCAGTGATGATGATAAAATTCAGCAAAAGAAAGCAGAGAAAGAATCTGACGGCCAAAGAAACTCGAACAGTACAAACGCAAGGGAGGGAGAGATAGTGAGTTCTGTGGATTCTGAATCCTGGAGAGACAAAAAACTTCCACCTGGCATGAAAGTAAAGAAGCGAGCATCTGATGAGGACAGGAAATTGCACAACAGTACTGAGGGTGCTACAAAGGGAGCAGAAGCTATTAAAGATTCTTAcaacagtagtagtagtaattgtGAAAGTGTTAATGAACAGCAAACTGAGAAAGAGACTAAATCGCAGAACTCTCAAAGCTGTAACAAAGAGGAAAGAGCAACTTTACAGCAAAACCCTCAAAAGAAATCTCAGGGACAAAGTCCTCATTTAACCTCCATGAAGACATCTATATCGAAGACAGACACAGAGCCAGGCAATATTACTCAAAATCCTCCAAAAACAGGCAGTCAGACCAGCTCAGGAACAATAGTAGAAGCTGTTTCAGCTTCACTGAAGCCTGCTATGAATGATGCTCAAAAGAAAACAGTACAGTCGCCCTATGGAGACtggagtgatgatgatgatgatgtacagCTGGTCTCAGTTCAGCCGGCCTTTCAGCAGACTTCTTCAGCTCCAGCTGCACCTTTGCAGAAAACCCTTACCTCATACCCAGGGTTCCAGCTTATGTCAAAGGGCAAAAGTCAAGAGGAAGACCCCAGAGCAATTCACAACCAGCTTACTACCCAACTTAAACAAAAGAAG GCAACTCTGTCATCAGTTAATGTGTCTGCTCTGCCTGATAAAGGAGAGAGGCTGAAGAGCCAAGTGAAGCAGTTGGAAGAGGCTCTGGAATCTTTAAGCTTGACCAAGGATGCTCTTACTG AGACCCAAGATGCTGAAAGTAATGCCCAGCAGAATCCCAAACCCAGTTCCAATCCTTTTAACCGTGCAGGCGGCACTATTCTCCTGGCAAAGCCACCAGTCCATTTTCAACCAAACTCCTCTACTAGTTCACTGGGACTACAGCTCAGTCAGGGCTACTCACAGATGTTTGGAG TGAATCCTCAAAACCAAGCATTCTATGGTGGCAGGATGACCGAAGACAGACTGCTTGCTGTGCGCAATGCCACAACAGAGGCGATTGATCACCTTCACCACTCACTGGAGTCTTGCCCTTCTACAGATACAGAGGCTCAGGATCCCAAAGGAATAAAG GTCCAGTTGTTGCCTCATCAGAGAAGAGCCCTGGCTTGGCTGCTATGGAGAGAAACCCAAAAACCCTGTGGGGGTATTCTCG CGGATGACATGGGTCTGGGGAAAACCCTCACCATGATCGCTCTCATTCTCTCccaaaagaagaaagaagagaaagataCTAAGCTGGAGGGATGGATTTCCAAGACTG ATTCTATGTTGGTGGCATCCCAGGGAACTTTAATCATCTGTCCTGCCTCTCTGGTGCATCACTGGAAGAAGGAGATCGAGAAGCATGTGAAGAGCAGTCGCTTAAGTGTGTATCTCTACCATGGGCCTAACCGACAGAAGAGCGCAAGCAT ATTGGCAGAACATGATGTAGTGGTCACAACATACACCCTGGTTTCTAAAGAGATCCCGGTTCAGAAAGAAGATGCAGAAAAGCCCAGTCAGGACTCTGAGCCTGTG GGGTCTGAGCTGCCACCTCTCCTGCGTGTAGCCTGGGCTCGTGTGGTTCTTGATGAGGCCCACAATGTCAAGAACCCCAAAGTGCAGACCTCCATGGCTGTGTGTAAGCTGCGGGCCAAAGCACGCTGGGCCGTCACAGGCACGCCCATCCAGAACAACTTGCTGGATATGTACTCGCTGCTGAA ATTTTTAAGATGCTCTCCGTTTGATGAGTACAAGCTGTGGAAGGCTCAGGTAGACAATGGCTCTAAGAGGGGAGGAGAGAGACTTAACATTCTCACCAGGTCCCTGCTGCTGCGCAGGACTAAGGACCAGCTGGACTCTACAGGCAAGCCTCTG GTGGCTCTCCCTGACCGAAGCTGTCAAGTTCACAGGGTAAAACTGTCTCAGGATGAGCAGTCTGTTTACGATGTGGTGTTTGCACAGTCCAG GTCCACTCTCCAGTCCTATCTGAAGAGGCATGAAGGAAAAGACAGTAAACAAGGAGATGTTGGCAATCCCTTTGAGAAAG TTGCGCAGGAGTTCGGGATGTCCCAGCGGGATTCTGTGTCGTCTTCTCAGCAACCTCAGGTTTCAAGCACCATCCATATCCTGTCCCTGTTGCTGCGCCTCAGACAGTGCTGCTGTCACCTATCCTTGCTGAAGAAG ACGCTGGATCAGACTGAGCTGCAGGGAGATGggatttctctttctctggaGGAGCAGCTACttgctctgtctctgtctgaatCCTCTGACTCAGACCCCAAAGCCACCGTTTCTCTCAACGGCAGCCGTTTCCGCTCCGAGATTTTTGAGGAGAGCCGAGAAAGCACTAAG ATTTCAGCCGTCCTCACAGAGTTAAAAGAAATCCGtaagaaaaatcagaaaag TGTGATTGTGTCCCAGTGGACGAGTATGCTGCACATTGTAAGCATTCACTTAAAAACGCTGGATCTGCACTACAGTGTCATTGATGGTACAGTAAACCCTAAGCGACGCATGGACCTGGTGGAAGAGTTTAATACTAACCCCAAAGGACCTCAG GTAATGCTCGTGTCATTATGTGCTGGAGGAGTAGGTATTAATCTGACAGGTGGAAACCATCTGTTCCTTATAGACATGCACTG GAATCCTGCACTGGAAGACCAGGCCTGTGACAGAATCTACAGAGTGGGACAACACCGTGATGTCACCATTCACAG GTTTGTGTGTGAGGGCACAGTGGAGGATAAAATCTCCTCTttacaagagaagaagaaggagcTGGCCCAGAAAGTCCTGTCTGGAACTGGGTCCTCTTTCACCAAACTCTCATTGGCAGACCTCAGGGTTATCTTTGGTGTGTAA